A stretch of Natronococcus sp. CG52 DNA encodes these proteins:
- the fdhF gene encoding formate dehydrogenase subunit alpha translates to MSSENRDAVKTICPYCGVGCGIQIQQGEEPGDVQFMPWGDAPVNEGRICIKGGAATEVVDHEDRLTDPLIEEDGEFREATWEEAYDYVVSELERVREEHGPDAAGFFGSSKTMNEENYLLQKLARRYGTNNVDNCTRMCHASTVWALRTSLGAGAMTNSMRDLREEADVFWIQGANPGEQHPIANSQYFRQAVLEGATVIQVDPHANKTTRSFQIDDTDRHMHLQLNPGTDIPLLNIVLKIILENHEKNPDEGWIDEEFIAERTEGFDHLKETLEEFDEEAAAEECGVPLEEIELAAEKYATADNAAIFTGMGMSQHACGVDNVQNEINLALITGNIGRPGTGVNPLRGQNNVQGTCDVGAMPNVLPGYHLVDDDEAREAVEAEWGFEVPDEPGLTNVELSHEFGDSVHGLYVMGENPVMSEPDANRVAERIQELEFMVVQDIFMTETAKYADVILPATTWAERDGTVTNTDRRVQRMRGVDKVHENTKHDLEILSEVGSRLFDDGEELFDFDDPEEVFEELRQVCPIYHGMTYDLLGEEGLHWPCYEPGDEGDPYLYEEEFDTESGLGHVEGVRHTPPAETPDDEYPLILTTARLEEHYNTGTMSRRSPTLNRQTPENFVDVHPSDAERYGIEDGDEVVLKSRRGEITVEAQVTEDIKEGVVWTTPHFAAASANRLTNDVLDERAKIPEYKAAAAEIAIGVEPAGDADTPAADD, encoded by the coding sequence ATGTCCAGTGAGAACCGAGACGCGGTCAAGACGATCTGTCCGTACTGTGGGGTCGGCTGCGGAATACAGATCCAGCAGGGAGAGGAACCTGGCGACGTTCAGTTCATGCCGTGGGGCGATGCGCCGGTCAACGAGGGACGGATCTGTATCAAGGGCGGCGCGGCGACGGAAGTGGTCGATCACGAGGACCGACTCACCGACCCGCTAATCGAGGAGGACGGCGAGTTCCGCGAGGCGACCTGGGAGGAGGCCTACGACTACGTCGTTTCCGAACTCGAGCGGGTCCGCGAGGAGCACGGTCCCGACGCGGCGGGATTTTTCGGCTCGTCGAAGACGATGAACGAGGAGAACTACCTCCTCCAGAAACTGGCTCGCCGCTACGGCACCAACAACGTCGACAACTGCACGCGGATGTGCCACGCCTCGACGGTCTGGGCGCTGCGGACGAGCCTAGGCGCGGGCGCGATGACCAACAGCATGCGCGACCTCCGCGAGGAGGCCGACGTCTTCTGGATCCAGGGGGCCAATCCCGGCGAGCAACACCCTATCGCCAACAGCCAGTACTTCCGCCAGGCCGTCCTCGAGGGCGCGACCGTCATCCAGGTCGACCCCCACGCGAACAAGACGACGCGGTCGTTCCAGATCGACGATACCGACCGGCACATGCACCTCCAGCTGAACCCGGGGACCGACATCCCGCTGCTGAATATCGTCCTGAAGATCATCCTCGAGAACCACGAGAAGAACCCCGACGAGGGCTGGATCGACGAGGAGTTCATCGCCGAGCGCACGGAGGGGTTCGACCACCTGAAAGAAACCCTCGAGGAGTTCGACGAGGAGGCCGCGGCCGAGGAGTGTGGCGTTCCCCTCGAGGAGATCGAACTGGCCGCCGAGAAGTACGCGACGGCAGACAACGCGGCTATCTTCACCGGGATGGGGATGAGCCAGCACGCCTGCGGCGTCGACAACGTCCAGAACGAGATCAACCTCGCGCTGATCACGGGTAACATCGGACGTCCCGGCACCGGGGTCAACCCGCTGCGCGGCCAGAACAACGTCCAGGGAACCTGCGACGTCGGCGCGATGCCGAACGTGCTGCCGGGCTACCACCTCGTCGACGACGACGAAGCCCGCGAGGCCGTCGAAGCGGAGTGGGGCTTCGAGGTGCCCGACGAGCCCGGCCTCACCAACGTCGAACTCTCCCACGAGTTCGGCGACTCCGTCCACGGCCTGTATGTCATGGGCGAGAACCCCGTGATGAGCGAACCCGACGCCAACCGCGTCGCCGAGCGCATCCAGGAACTCGAGTTCATGGTGGTCCAGGACATCTTCATGACCGAGACGGCGAAATACGCCGACGTGATCCTGCCGGCGACGACCTGGGCCGAACGCGACGGCACCGTCACCAACACGGATCGACGCGTTCAGCGGATGCGCGGCGTCGACAAAGTCCACGAGAACACGAAACACGACCTCGAGATCCTCTCGGAGGTCGGCAGCCGGCTGTTCGACGACGGCGAGGAGCTGTTCGACTTCGACGACCCCGAGGAGGTGTTCGAGGAACTCCGGCAGGTGTGTCCGATCTACCACGGGATGACCTACGACCTGCTGGGCGAGGAGGGCCTCCACTGGCCGTGCTACGAACCCGGCGACGAGGGCGACCCCTACCTCTACGAGGAGGAGTTCGACACCGAGAGCGGGCTGGGTCACGTCGAAGGCGTCCGCCACACGCCGCCGGCGGAGACCCCCGACGACGAGTACCCCCTGATCCTGACGACCGCTCGCCTCGAAGAGCACTACAACACCGGGACGATGAGTCGCCGGTCGCCGACGCTCAACCGGCAGACCCCGGAGAACTTCGTCGACGTCCATCCGTCGGACGCCGAGCGGTACGGGATCGAGGACGGCGACGAGGTCGTCCTCAAGTCCCGCCGCGGCGAGATCACCGTCGAGGCACAGGTCACCGAGGATATCAAGGAGGGCGTCGTCTGGACGACGCCTCACTTCGCGGCCGCCTCCGCGAACAGGCTCACCAACGACGTGCTCGACGAACGGGCGAAGATCCCCGAGTACAAGGCTGCGGCCGCGGAGATCGCGATCGGCGTCGAACCCGCCGGAGACGCGGACACCCCCGCGGCGGACGACTGA
- a CDS encoding aldehyde ferredoxin oxidoreductase family protein: MAELGGFQDHVARIDLNEGEVNYDPIDEEDAKKYIGARGLGVKYVFEQGPDVDPLGPDNLLAFVNGPLSGTQVTMSGRIAVCTKSPLTGTVTDSHHGGWSGARLKWAGFDGLLFEGEADEPVYAVVEDGEVELRDASHLWGKGVHETRDTLEEEVDGSYGKNLSIMAIGPGGENGVRYACIMNEDDRASGRGGTGCVAGSKNLKAVVVKSNTKMPRPADPETFKEGHQQAMKAIQESEVTAPNEGGLSVYGTNVLMNITEEMSGLPTKNAEYTSTGDAVDAGETELDSEKVSGENVRENILVDEPTCHSCPVACKKEVEVQTMHKGEEMNVRMESYEYESAWALGPNSMNDDRDKVALMIDRCNDMGVDTIETGNIMAMGMELTEEGYLEDTGDGIQWGDADEMVDMIERIARRENDLADLLAEGQQRVAEHLDAHDCRLDVKGQAIAAYDPRCMKGMGIAYATSNRGACHLRGYTPAAEILGIPEKVDPYEWEGKGELTAEFQDLHAISDSFDICKFNAFAEGIEEYVSQYNGMTGFDVTEDELMETGERIYNLERYYNNLAGFDGADDSLPARFLEDGIRGQGASEGEYCELEEMKDEYYDHRGWVDGVVPDEKLADLEIEIGPGTGVSTDDGGTTAAGDD; the protein is encoded by the coding sequence ATGGCTGAACTCGGTGGATTCCAAGATCACGTTGCACGGATCGACCTCAATGAGGGGGAGGTGAACTACGACCCGATCGACGAGGAGGACGCGAAGAAGTATATCGGCGCGCGCGGACTCGGGGTGAAGTACGTCTTCGAGCAGGGGCCGGACGTCGACCCGCTCGGGCCGGACAACCTGCTGGCGTTCGTGAACGGCCCGCTGTCGGGGACGCAGGTGACGATGAGCGGTCGGATCGCCGTCTGTACGAAGTCGCCGCTGACCGGCACCGTCACAGACTCTCACCACGGCGGCTGGTCGGGCGCCCGGCTGAAGTGGGCCGGCTTCGACGGCCTGCTGTTCGAAGGCGAGGCCGACGAACCGGTCTACGCCGTCGTCGAGGACGGCGAGGTCGAACTTCGGGACGCCTCACACCTCTGGGGGAAGGGCGTCCACGAAACGCGGGACACGCTCGAAGAGGAAGTCGACGGCTCTTACGGCAAGAACCTCTCGATCATGGCGATCGGCCCCGGCGGCGAGAACGGGGTCCGCTACGCCTGCATCATGAACGAGGACGACCGGGCCTCCGGCCGCGGCGGAACGGGCTGTGTCGCCGGCTCGAAGAACCTCAAGGCCGTCGTAGTGAAGTCGAACACGAAGATGCCCCGGCCTGCCGATCCGGAAACGTTCAAGGAGGGCCACCAGCAGGCGATGAAGGCGATCCAGGAGTCGGAGGTCACCGCGCCAAACGAGGGCGGCCTCTCGGTGTACGGGACGAACGTCCTGATGAACATCACCGAGGAGATGTCCGGCTTGCCGACCAAGAACGCCGAGTACACCTCGACCGGCGACGCCGTCGACGCCGGCGAAACGGAACTCGACTCGGAGAAGGTGAGCGGCGAGAACGTCCGGGAGAACATCCTCGTCGACGAGCCGACGTGTCACTCCTGTCCGGTCGCCTGCAAGAAGGAAGTCGAGGTCCAGACGATGCACAAGGGCGAGGAGATGAACGTCCGGATGGAGTCCTACGAGTACGAGTCCGCGTGGGCGCTCGGTCCGAACTCGATGAACGACGACCGAGATAAGGTCGCGCTCATGATCGACCGCTGTAACGACATGGGCGTCGACACCATCGAGACGGGCAACATCATGGCGATGGGGATGGAACTCACGGAGGAGGGCTATCTCGAGGACACGGGAGACGGAATCCAGTGGGGTGACGCCGACGAGATGGTCGACATGATCGAGCGCATCGCCCGCCGCGAGAACGACCTCGCCGACCTTCTGGCCGAGGGACAGCAGCGCGTCGCGGAGCACCTCGACGCCCACGACTGCCGCCTCGACGTCAAGGGCCAGGCGATCGCCGCCTACGACCCGCGCTGTATGAAGGGGATGGGCATCGCCTACGCCACGTCGAACCGCGGGGCCTGTCACCTTCGGGGTTACACCCCCGCCGCGGAGATTCTCGGCATTCCCGAGAAGGTCGATCCCTACGAGTGGGAAGGCAAGGGCGAACTCACCGCGGAGTTCCAGGACCTTCACGCCATCTCCGACAGCTTCGACATCTGCAAGTTCAACGCCTTCGCCGAGGGGATCGAGGAGTACGTCTCCCAGTACAACGGGATGACCGGCTTCGACGTCACCGAGGACGAACTCATGGAGACCGGCGAGCGCATCTACAACTTGGAGCGCTACTACAACAACCTCGCGGGCTTCGACGGCGCGGACGACTCGCTGCCCGCGCGCTTCCTCGAGGACGGCATCCGCGGCCAGGGCGCCAGCGAGGGCGAGTACTGCGAACTCGAGGAGATGAAAGACGAGTACTACGACCACCGCGGCTGGGTCGACGGCGTCGTTCCCGACGAGAAACTCGCAGACCTCGAGATCGAAATCGGTCCCGGAACCGGCGTCAGCACCGACGACGGCGGTACGACGGCGGCCGGTGACGACTAA
- a CDS encoding AzlD family protein — protein sequence MIGESVLALEPIVVGVILAMAVVTYATKTGGLWLVNRIEVSDRLEAGLSVLPGAIVIAILGPELAAGGPAEWGAAGLVLIVMWRTESILLALGTGVAAVVLLRGLF from the coding sequence ATGATCGGTGAGAGCGTGCTCGCACTCGAGCCGATCGTCGTCGGGGTCATCCTCGCGATGGCGGTCGTAACCTACGCCACCAAGACGGGCGGACTGTGGCTCGTCAACCGGATCGAAGTGAGCGACCGGCTCGAGGCCGGGCTCTCGGTCCTGCCGGGAGCCATCGTGATCGCCATCCTCGGCCCGGAACTCGCGGCGGGCGGTCCGGCAGAGTGGGGTGCCGCCGGGCTGGTGTTGATCGTGATGTGGCGAACCGAGAGCATCCTGCTGGCGCTCGGCACCGGTGTCGCGGCGGTCGTACTGCTCAGAGGCCTCTTCTGA
- a CDS encoding AzlC family ABC transporter permease, whose protein sequence is MQDDSETSDREPTTASGSDERAEASHAPVTFNRRGIRAGLLTCVPVAVGVAGYGVAFGVLASQVGLSVAEAALMSALVVAGASQIIAVELWADPIPVTAIVVTTFAINLRYSLMGAALQPWFRRLSAPQAYGSLFLMADENWALTMRDFRAGNRRGAFLLGSGIAIWLFWVGSTVVGALAGETIGDPAQYGFDFVLAAVFVALAAELWEGRSTLLPWVVSLGTAITAAEFLPGRWYILLGGFAAALLEVIRHDR, encoded by the coding sequence ATGCAGGACGACTCCGAGACGAGCGACCGCGAACCCACTACAGCGAGCGGAAGCGACGAGCGAGCGGAGGCGTCACACGCCCCGGTGACGTTCAATCGGCGGGGGATCCGCGCCGGACTGCTCACCTGCGTTCCGGTCGCGGTCGGGGTCGCCGGCTACGGCGTCGCGTTCGGCGTCCTCGCCAGTCAGGTCGGCCTGAGCGTCGCGGAGGCGGCGCTGATGAGCGCGCTCGTGGTCGCCGGTGCCTCCCAGATAATCGCCGTCGAGCTGTGGGCGGACCCGATCCCGGTCACCGCGATCGTCGTCACGACGTTCGCGATCAACCTGCGCTACTCGCTGATGGGCGCGGCGCTCCAGCCCTGGTTTCGACGCCTCTCGGCGCCCCAGGCCTACGGCAGCCTGTTCTTGATGGCCGACGAGAACTGGGCGCTGACGATGCGAGACTTCCGCGCCGGCAACAGACGGGGCGCGTTCCTCCTGGGCAGCGGCATCGCGATCTGGCTCTTCTGGGTGGGTTCGACGGTCGTCGGCGCGCTCGCGGGCGAGACCATCGGCGACCCCGCGCAGTACGGGTTCGACTTCGTGCTCGCGGCGGTCTTCGTCGCGCTCGCGGCCGAGCTCTGGGAAGGACGCTCGACGCTCCTCCCGTGGGTCGTCTCGCTCGGCACCGCGATCACCGCCGCGGAGTTCCTGCCGGGACGGTGGTACATCCTGCTCGGCGGCTTCGCCGCGGCGCTCCTCGAGGTGATTCGCCATGATCGGTGA
- a CDS encoding ubiquitin-like small modifier protein 1, with translation MELDLRFFANFRDAVGEKERTHAFDDDATVGDVLAALEDEYDDLEGQLLEDGEIRPQLNVLKNGRNVVHMNGPKTELEAEDTLSVFPPVAGG, from the coding sequence ATGGAACTCGATCTGCGGTTTTTCGCCAACTTTCGCGACGCCGTCGGCGAAAAGGAGCGAACGCACGCGTTCGACGACGACGCGACCGTCGGCGACGTCCTCGCCGCGCTCGAGGACGAGTACGACGACCTCGAGGGACAACTGCTCGAGGACGGCGAGATCCGACCACAGTTGAACGTGTTGAAGAACGGACGAAACGTCGTTCACATGAACGGACCGAAGACGGAACTCGAAGCGGAAGATACGCTATCGGTGTTTCCGCCGGTCGCCGGCGGGTGA
- a CDS encoding glycosyltransferase: MTRTETVAAFTDLYLPTVNGVTYTVSLWRERWPRCRTSMAVVFPEMDGYEPGEGEYALSSIGAPLYPRYRLGLPTTPDGLEAPDVVHVHTPFTVGFAGVRFARKHDVPVVASYHTLLHDRVADHVPDPLVETGQRLCRTYERTFFETVDHVVAPTSFARQHLLEEIGADAEVSVVSNGINTDFFRPTDPTTFRERHDLPDGPLLGYTGRHGPEKNLEEAIDAVAGTDHTLVLAGDGPVREEIEEHASETDADVRFLGFLERDELPAFYSSLDVFVFPSPVETQGLVALEATACGTPVVAVDAGALIDSVIEGETGYRYEPGDLEEFRWAIRRTLAENDRLSDLCRRRRAMLSVEHSLGQLARVYDSLHS; this comes from the coding sequence ATGACCAGGACGGAGACCGTCGCCGCGTTCACCGACCTCTACTTGCCGACGGTCAACGGCGTGACCTACACGGTTTCGCTCTGGCGCGAACGGTGGCCCCGCTGTCGAACGTCGATGGCCGTCGTCTTCCCCGAGATGGACGGCTACGAGCCCGGTGAGGGCGAGTACGCGCTCTCGAGCATCGGTGCGCCGCTGTATCCGCGGTACCGACTCGGGCTTCCGACGACCCCCGACGGCCTCGAGGCCCCCGACGTCGTTCACGTCCACACGCCCTTCACCGTCGGATTCGCTGGCGTTCGGTTCGCTCGCAAACACGACGTCCCCGTCGTCGCATCGTACCACACGCTGCTCCACGACCGCGTGGCCGACCACGTCCCGGATCCCCTCGTCGAAACGGGACAGCGGCTCTGTCGGACCTACGAGCGAACGTTCTTCGAGACCGTCGACCACGTCGTCGCCCCGACCTCGTTCGCCCGGCAGCACCTCCTCGAGGAGATCGGTGCGGACGCCGAGGTGTCCGTCGTCTCCAACGGGATCAACACCGACTTCTTCCGGCCGACGGATCCGACCACGTTCCGCGAGCGCCACGATCTTCCCGACGGCCCGCTGCTCGGCTACACCGGCCGTCACGGACCCGAGAAGAATCTGGAGGAGGCGATCGACGCCGTCGCCGGAACCGACCACACGCTCGTGCTGGCCGGCGACGGCCCCGTCCGCGAGGAAATCGAAGAACACGCCTCGGAGACCGACGCCGACGTTCGGTTCCTGGGCTTTCTCGAGCGCGACGAACTCCCTGCGTTCTACTCCTCGCTCGACGTCTTCGTCTTCCCGAGTCCGGTCGAGACCCAGGGACTGGTCGCGCTCGAGGCGACCGCCTGCGGGACGCCGGTCGTCGCCGTCGACGCGGGTGCGCTGATCGACAGCGTCATCGAGGGCGAAACCGGCTACCGCTACGAGCCGGGCGATCTCGAGGAGTTCCGGTGGGCGATCCGCCGGACGCTCGCCGAGAACGACCGACTCTCGGACCTCTGTCGGCGACGGCGGGCGATGCTCTCGGTCGAACACTCGCTCGGCCAGCTAGCGCGGGTCTACGACAGCCTTCACTCGTGA
- a CDS encoding helix-turn-helix domain-containing protein — protein MWIAYDQSRALGAPGKLPAERGERRVRGRVRHAPLALPSRRLSARVASPGRRRGSANRRTRARDHPLSPGNGSFELLAKQGTNARARLTMGTTRSIGAVVAHDAYLTGPFRNVDGSERWEIGFDDEAAVESALEALEAHDEFVVRDRRRLDPATVLEDVRTGEIGATVLDAARNLTPTERETIHRAIEAGYYEVPRSTTLGELAAAFEISDAAVSKTLRRAEAKLLSPTADVLESDVADERE, from the coding sequence CTGTGGATCGCGTACGATCAGTCTCGAGCTCTCGGTGCGCCAGGGAAACTGCCCGCTGAGCGCGGCGAGCGCCGGGTTCGAGGTCGCGTTCGTCACGCCCCACTGGCACTACCATCGCGACGACTCTCGGCTCGAGTTGCGAGTCCTGGCCGAAGGCGAGGATCGGCGAACCGTCGAACGCGGGCTCGAGACCATCCGCTCTCACCCGGAAACGGATCGTTCGAGTTGCTCGCGAAACAGGGGACGAACGCGCGAGCGCGACTCACGATGGGAACGACTCGCTCGATAGGCGCGGTCGTCGCTCACGACGCGTACCTCACCGGTCCGTTCAGAAACGTCGACGGCAGCGAGCGCTGGGAGATCGGGTTCGACGACGAGGCCGCAGTCGAGAGCGCGCTCGAGGCCCTCGAGGCTCACGACGAGTTCGTCGTCCGCGACAGGCGGCGACTCGATCCGGCGACCGTCCTCGAAGACGTCCGGACGGGCGAGATCGGCGCAACGGTACTCGACGCCGCCCGTAACCTGACGCCGACCGAACGCGAGACGATCCACCGCGCGATCGAGGCGGGCTACTACGAGGTCCCCCGGTCGACGACCCTCGGCGAGCTGGCGGCGGCGTTCGAGATCTCCGACGCCGCGGTCTCGAAGACGCTCCGCCGCGCGGAGGCGAAACTGCTCTCGCCGACGGCCGACGTCCTCGAGTCGGACGTCGCCGACGAACGAGAGTGA
- a CDS encoding Cdc6/Cdc18 family protein: MIVDGRILREDFVPSEVVHRHDEVNLLSETLEPLVSDGRPNPSFLFGPTGVGKTCIARYTLGQLREQVPTVRIAYVNCWQEYTRFRVLYGVLEAVDRAVDIHRTTPKDELFQRLAACDEQPIVVILDEVDQLEETAALYDLHRLPQVSLVLIANREEELFASFDDRVRSRLRAGTRVRFDRYGTDELVAILRERTEKALEPNVVTGAQLERIADAASGDARVGIGVLRSAARRAERERCEVITDEALEAAIPDARTEIRRKTVEGLIEHQRVLYDVIDENGEIEPGALYDEYERRVEAPKSNRTLRNYLTKMVHYDLIAAVGERGGRTYRLVDDE; the protein is encoded by the coding sequence GTGATCGTCGACGGGCGCATCCTGCGCGAGGATTTCGTTCCGAGCGAGGTGGTCCACCGCCACGACGAGGTGAACCTCCTCTCGGAGACCCTCGAGCCGCTGGTATCCGACGGCCGACCGAATCCGTCGTTTCTCTTCGGCCCGACGGGGGTCGGCAAGACCTGTATCGCGCGGTACACGCTGGGACAGCTCCGCGAACAGGTTCCGACGGTACGGATCGCGTACGTCAACTGCTGGCAGGAGTACACCCGGTTTCGGGTCCTCTACGGCGTGCTCGAGGCGGTCGACCGGGCGGTCGATATCCATCGCACGACGCCGAAAGACGAGTTGTTCCAGCGGCTGGCCGCGTGCGACGAGCAGCCGATCGTCGTCATCCTCGACGAGGTCGACCAGCTCGAGGAGACGGCGGCCCTCTACGATCTTCACCGCCTTCCGCAGGTCTCGCTCGTGTTGATCGCCAACCGCGAGGAGGAACTGTTCGCGAGTTTCGACGACCGCGTTCGGTCGCGCCTGCGTGCCGGGACCCGGGTCCGCTTCGACCGCTACGGCACCGACGAACTCGTCGCGATCCTCCGGGAACGAACCGAAAAGGCGCTCGAGCCGAACGTCGTAACCGGCGCGCAACTCGAGCGGATCGCCGACGCCGCGTCCGGCGACGCCCGCGTCGGGATCGGCGTGCTCCGTTCGGCCGCGCGTCGGGCGGAGCGCGAACGGTGTGAGGTGATCACGGACGAGGCGCTCGAAGCGGCGATACCGGACGCCAGGACGGAGATCAGGCGAAAAACCGTAGAGGGGTTGATCGAGCACCAGCGCGTGCTGTACGACGTGATCGACGAGAACGGGGAGATCGAACCGGGCGCGCTCTACGACGAGTACGAACGGCGAGTCGAGGCGCCGAAGAGCAACCGAACGCTGCGAAACTACCTGACGAAGATGGTCCACTACGACCTCATCGCCGCGGTCGGCGAACGTGGAGGGCGAACCTACCGACTCGTCGACGACGAGTAG
- a CDS encoding response regulator: MSKSGQHSPEPAQLLLVEDNPGDVRLTREAFKQGRIENDLHTVSDGSEALDFLHQRGEYTDAPRPDLVLLDLNLPRKDGEEVLEELKDDSELRSIPIIVLTSSRAEEDVVRSYELHANAYLTKPVDPDEFIETVRAFEKFWFSVVRLPPEGEPHE, encoded by the coding sequence ATGAGTAAGTCAGGACAGCACTCTCCCGAACCAGCACAGCTTCTCCTGGTCGAGGACAATCCGGGTGACGTTCGCCTGACCAGAGAGGCGTTCAAGCAAGGACGTATCGAGAACGACTTGCACACCGTCTCGGACGGCAGCGAAGCACTCGATTTCCTCCACCAGCGGGGCGAGTATACGGACGCTCCGCGCCCCGACCTCGTCCTCCTCGATCTCAACCTCCCTCGCAAGGACGGCGAGGAGGTTCTCGAAGAGCTCAAGGACGACTCCGAACTCCGCTCGATACCGATCATCGTGTTGACGAGCTCGCGAGCCGAGGAGGACGTCGTCAGATCGTACGAACTGCACGCGAACGCGTATCTCACGAAGCCGGTCGACCCGGACGAGTTCATCGAAACCGTCCGTGCCTTCGAGAAGTTCTGGTTCTCAGTGGTGCGACTACCGCCCGAGGGTGAGCCCCATGAGTGA
- a CDS encoding bacterio-opsin activator domain-containing protein, whose product MSDSKTQSKADESDSDGDAGATLDLLLIEDNPGDARLIQEMLGDATELTQRVNPEESTSQAPTVVHENRLEDGLETLESASTDLVLLDLNLPDSRGLETLETVSDATEEAPIVVFTGVSDQEVGVQAIQSGAQDFLVKDEVTSELLVRTIHHAIERAHQERERRRQREQLEALNRLNRIGHDITHAVITTETRAELEQQVCDRLVDDDGYRFAWIGGVNPGSDRIEPKAAAGVEEGYLDEVEITTDENADSGRGPSGTAIRTGEVQIAQDTQTDSTFEPWREAARERGYRSSASIPIVHEDLVYGVLNVYSGSTDSFTNAEATILSRIGDVIAHAITAIERKDALVSDAVIELEFRIEEMAEELIALSTAESCTIEFNQMIHGDETLLVYGSAHDVSQETFQEAVAKTDGISDLRILSARRDYFEFELVAPTAVSLFETIATHGGRVDSATIADGEFRFVVELPRGRDTRQMIELLKEQRSDLTYLAQRTTERSDRSDSGSASVLESDLTEKQRAALETAYFAGYFDWPRESTGEEIAERLGISPATFNQHLRTSERKFFDSVLGE is encoded by the coding sequence ATGAGTGACAGCAAGACGCAGTCGAAAGCCGACGAGAGCGACTCCGACGGGGACGCCGGAGCGACGCTCGATCTGCTGTTAATCGAGGATAATCCGGGCGACGCACGGCTGATCCAGGAGATGCTCGGGGACGCGACGGAGCTCACACAGCGCGTCAACCCCGAGGAGTCGACGAGCCAGGCGCCGACCGTCGTCCACGAGAACCGTCTCGAGGACGGACTCGAGACCCTCGAATCCGCGTCTACCGACCTCGTTCTGCTCGACTTGAACCTGCCTGACAGCCGAGGGCTCGAGACCCTCGAGACGGTTAGCGACGCGACCGAGGAGGCGCCGATCGTCGTGTTTACCGGCGTCAGCGACCAGGAGGTCGGCGTCCAGGCGATTCAAAGCGGCGCCCAGGACTTCCTCGTCAAGGACGAGGTCACCAGCGAACTGCTGGTCCGGACGATCCATCACGCCATCGAGCGGGCTCACCAGGAGCGCGAGCGCCGACGCCAGCGCGAGCAGCTCGAGGCGCTCAACCGACTCAACCGGATCGGCCACGACATCACCCACGCGGTGATCACGACGGAGACGCGCGCGGAGCTCGAACAGCAGGTCTGTGACCGTCTCGTCGATGACGACGGCTACCGCTTCGCGTGGATCGGCGGCGTCAACCCCGGAAGCGACCGCATCGAACCGAAGGCGGCGGCCGGCGTCGAGGAGGGGTATCTCGACGAGGTGGAGATCACCACCGACGAGAACGCGGACAGCGGACGGGGCCCCTCAGGGACGGCGATTCGGACCGGCGAGGTCCAGATCGCACAGGACACGCAGACCGACTCGACGTTCGAGCCGTGGCGGGAGGCGGCTCGCGAACGCGGCTACCGCTCGTCGGCGTCGATCCCGATCGTCCACGAAGACCTCGTCTACGGCGTGCTGAACGTCTACTCCGGCTCGACGGATTCGTTTACGAACGCCGAGGCGACGATCCTCTCGCGGATCGGCGACGTCATCGCCCACGCGATCACCGCGATCGAACGGAAGGACGCGCTGGTGAGCGACGCCGTCATCGAACTCGAGTTCCGGATCGAGGAGATGGCCGAGGAACTGATTGCGCTCTCGACGGCCGAATCGTGTACGATCGAGTTCAACCAGATGATCCACGGTGACGAGACGCTGCTGGTCTACGGCTCCGCTCACGACGTCTCACAGGAGACCTTCCAGGAAGCGGTCGCGAAGACCGACGGAATCAGCGACCTCCGTATCCTCTCGGCCAGGCGGGACTACTTCGAGTTCGAACTGGTGGCCCCGACCGCCGTCTCGCTGTTCGAGACGATCGCAACCCACGGCGGGCGGGTCGACTCGGCGACGATCGCGGACGGCGAGTTCCGGTTCGTCGTCGAACTCCCGCGCGGGCGGGACACCCGCCAGATGATCGAACTGCTCAAGGAACAGCGGTCGGATCTCACCTACCTCGCACAGCGCACCACCGAGCGCAGCGACCGATCGGACTCCGGTTCGGCGTCGGTTCTCGAGAGCGATCTCACGGAGAAACAGCGGGCGGCTCTCGAGACGGCGTACTTCGCGGGCTACTTCGACTGGCCCCGAGAAAGCACGGGCGAGGAGATCGCCGAACGCCTCGGCATCTCGCCGGCGACCTTCAACCAGCATCTGCGGACCTCGGAGCGGAAGTTCTTCGACTCGGTGCTCGGCGAGTAG